In Promicromonospora sp. Populi, one genomic interval encodes:
- a CDS encoding ABC transporter permease: protein MPVIALVVLLAALTIADPSFLTQSSLTAAVRTSAPLVVLAAGATLVVLCGGIDLSIAALCSLATVFFALWLPDLGGLTTLAIIAATGAIGTLQGVAHVMLRIPSFIVTLGGMSIFAAVALVISEAGPIPVADREATNWLTLYVGGVVPMAFVVALVVVAVISLVLRLTPLGTWIRATGYSESAARLAGSPVDLVKVAAFTVSGACAGLAAVMLVSRNFSGSPTMADNLLLPAVAAIVVGGTAITGGHGSLWRSLAGALVVTLLRVGLPIVGVPSAWEQILYGAIIVAAVALTLDRSKVLIIK, encoded by the coding sequence ATGCCGGTCATCGCGCTCGTTGTGCTCCTCGCGGCGCTGACCATCGCCGACCCCAGCTTCCTGACCCAGAGCAGCCTCACGGCCGCGGTCCGCACCTCGGCGCCGCTCGTGGTGCTCGCGGCCGGCGCCACCCTGGTGGTCCTGTGCGGTGGCATCGACCTGTCGATCGCCGCGCTCTGCTCGCTGGCCACGGTCTTCTTCGCGCTGTGGCTGCCCGACCTGGGCGGGCTCACCACCCTCGCGATCATCGCGGCCACCGGTGCGATCGGGACGCTGCAGGGCGTCGCCCACGTCATGCTCCGCATCCCGTCGTTCATCGTCACTCTCGGCGGGATGAGCATCTTCGCCGCGGTCGCCCTGGTGATCTCTGAGGCCGGCCCGATCCCGGTGGCCGACCGGGAGGCCACGAACTGGCTCACGCTCTACGTCGGCGGTGTGGTGCCGATGGCGTTTGTCGTCGCCCTGGTTGTCGTCGCCGTCATTTCCCTGGTCCTGAGGCTCACCCCGCTCGGCACCTGGATCCGCGCCACCGGCTACTCGGAGTCGGCGGCCCGGCTGGCGGGCTCGCCGGTCGACCTGGTCAAGGTCGCGGCCTTCACCGTCTCCGGCGCCTGCGCCGGCCTGGCCGCGGTCATGCTCGTCTCCCGGAACTTCAGCGGCAGCCCGACCATGGCCGACAACCTGCTGCTGCCGGCGGTGGCGGCCATAGTGGTGGGCGGCACCGCCATCACCGGCGGTCACGGCTCGCTGTGGCGCAGCCTCGCCGGGGCGCTCGTGGTGACGCTGCTCCGGGTGGGGCTGCCGATCGTCGGCGTCCCGTCGGCCTGGGAGCAGATCCTCTACGGCGCGATCATCGTCGCCGCCGTCGCGCTCACCCTTGACCGATCGAAGGTGCTGATCATCAAGTAG
- a CDS encoding sugar ABC transporter ATP-binding protein — protein sequence MTTNLQTQPESRVPAPVPALEVRGLVKSYPGVKALDGVDLVVHQNEVLGLAGENGAGKSTLLKALVGLVKPDAGEIWVRGEKVRLRSIVEAADHGIGMVFQEQSLVPNLTAAENIVLGSEGPGVRRGIYRWKTMRRLAQEQLDKIGSHIDPLARTDTLTFADRQMVEIAKVLRIEERTSHPPVIILDEPTSVLESKEIETLFTQVRRLREFASVVFVSHRLDEVLDVCDRVAVLRGGQSVGEVPAAGAAPAELHRMMIGSTGSDDHYHGGAGERSGERSGERSDEQSDEPREPRLVVRGLSGKTFRGVDLDVHAGEIVGIVGVHGSGREDVCRALFGAEPTTAGEVLLDGQKLDLSGTRAACAAGVGYVPAERKTEGMVGPMSVADNMTLAKQQSRTTGPLVRPRKQATLVDKWIERLSIRTPHRGTAIQRLSGGNQQKVVLARWLVAGDVRLLLLDHPTRGLDIGARSEVYRLMRELAGSGVATVLLADSLEEAIGMSDRIIVMSDGRATTEVAAPAGGKPTPLDLVKEMV from the coding sequence ATGACCACCAACCTGCAGACCCAGCCCGAGTCCCGGGTGCCCGCACCCGTGCCTGCGCTCGAGGTGCGCGGCCTGGTCAAGAGCTACCCGGGCGTCAAGGCGCTCGACGGCGTCGACCTTGTTGTGCACCAGAACGAGGTGCTGGGCCTGGCCGGCGAGAACGGCGCCGGCAAGTCCACGCTGCTCAAGGCGCTCGTCGGGCTGGTCAAGCCGGACGCCGGCGAGATCTGGGTGCGCGGCGAGAAGGTCCGTCTGCGGAGCATCGTGGAGGCCGCCGACCACGGCATCGGCATGGTGTTCCAGGAGCAGTCGCTCGTGCCCAACCTCACCGCCGCCGAGAACATAGTGCTCGGCAGCGAGGGCCCGGGCGTGCGCCGCGGCATCTACCGCTGGAAGACGATGCGCAGGCTCGCGCAGGAGCAGCTCGACAAGATCGGGTCGCACATCGATCCGCTCGCCCGCACCGACACTCTGACCTTCGCCGACCGGCAGATGGTCGAGATCGCCAAGGTGCTGCGCATCGAGGAGCGCACGTCCCACCCGCCGGTGATCATCCTCGACGAGCCCACCTCGGTGCTGGAGTCGAAGGAGATCGAGACCCTCTTCACCCAGGTGCGTCGGCTCCGCGAGTTCGCGTCCGTCGTTTTTGTCTCGCACCGGCTCGACGAGGTGCTCGACGTCTGCGACCGGGTAGCCGTGCTGCGTGGTGGCCAGTCGGTGGGCGAGGTGCCCGCCGCGGGCGCTGCTCCCGCCGAGCTGCACCGGATGATGATCGGCTCGACCGGGTCCGACGACCACTACCACGGCGGGGCAGGCGAGCGGTCCGGCGAGCGGTCCGGCGAGCGCTCCGACGAGCAGTCCGACGAACCCCGTGAGCCCCGCCTCGTGGTGCGCGGCCTGTCCGGCAAGACCTTCCGCGGCGTCGACCTGGACGTGCACGCCGGCGAGATAGTCGGCATCGTCGGAGTGCACGGCTCCGGCCGCGAGGACGTGTGCCGGGCGCTCTTCGGTGCCGAGCCCACCACCGCCGGCGAGGTGCTGCTCGACGGCCAGAAGCTCGACCTGTCCGGCACCCGCGCGGCGTGCGCCGCCGGCGTCGGCTACGTCCCGGCCGAGCGCAAGACCGAGGGCATGGTCGGTCCGATGTCGGTCGCCGACAACATGACGCTCGCCAAGCAGCAGTCCCGGACTACCGGCCCCCTGGTCCGGCCGCGCAAGCAGGCGACGCTGGTGGACAAGTGGATCGAGCGGCTCTCGATCCGCACCCCGCACCGGGGCACTGCGATCCAGCGCCTGTCGGGCGGCAACCAGCAGAAGGTGGTCCTGGCCCGCTGGCTCGTGGCCGGCGACGTCCGGCTGCTGCTGCTCGACCACCCGACCCGCGGCCTCGACATCGGGGCGCGCTCGGAGGTGTACCGCCTGATGCGTGAGCTTGCGGGCAGCGGCGTGGCCACGGTGCTGCTGGCCGACAGCCTGGAGGAGGCGATCGGCATGTCCGACCGGATCATCGTGATGAGCGACGGCCGTGCGACCACCGAGGTCGCCGCCCCCGCCGGCGGCAAGCCGACTCCGCTCGACCTCGTCAAGGAGATGGTCTGA
- a CDS encoding ABC transporter permease: MTSPTEAGTEADTDVVQTQRPRPRRGVSLTDAGPPIALVVIFGVFAAVSPGFRTLSNVQNIADAAAVLAVVTCGISFVLMMGSIDLSAPGIMGASAITVALLVANNRNDNDLGLLGVAVAVLLAAALGCLSGIALVVLKVPSFMTTLGISAVGLGVATLMFAGVQPNVSDPMLQGWAVERFGGLAHLTWIALACVLLGALIQRYSRLGRYAFAIGGAEEVLALSGVRVAPYKVAVFTMAGAFYGLAGVMVTSQLGAGLVQAGRGYDFSAITAAVVGGTLLIGGRGGILHSTVGVLLVTVLTNGLVQVGVSPYWQGGVQGLIVVAAVAAAVLPQRRRNQVTK; this comes from the coding sequence ATGACATCCCCCACTGAGGCTGGCACAGAAGCCGACACCGACGTCGTGCAGACGCAACGCCCCCGGCCTCGGCGGGGGGTGTCGCTCACGGACGCGGGTCCGCCGATCGCCCTGGTCGTCATCTTCGGAGTCTTCGCGGCCGTCAGCCCCGGCTTCCGGACGCTCTCCAACGTGCAGAACATCGCGGACGCCGCGGCGGTCCTCGCCGTGGTGACCTGCGGCATCAGCTTTGTGCTGATGATGGGGTCGATCGACCTCTCCGCCCCGGGGATCATGGGGGCGTCGGCCATCACCGTCGCCCTCCTGGTCGCCAACAACCGCAACGACAACGACCTCGGGCTGCTCGGGGTCGCCGTCGCCGTGCTCCTCGCGGCCGCGCTCGGCTGTCTCAGCGGGATCGCCCTGGTCGTGCTGAAGGTGCCGTCGTTCATGACCACCCTCGGCATCTCCGCGGTGGGACTTGGCGTGGCCACGCTCATGTTCGCCGGCGTGCAGCCCAATGTCTCCGACCCGATGCTGCAGGGCTGGGCGGTCGAGCGGTTCGGTGGCCTGGCGCACCTGACGTGGATCGCGCTGGCCTGCGTGCTCCTGGGCGCTCTGATCCAGCGCTACTCGCGCCTGGGCAGGTACGCCTTCGCGATCGGCGGCGCCGAGGAGGTGCTTGCGCTCTCCGGGGTGCGGGTGGCGCCCTACAAGGTGGCGGTCTTCACGATGGCCGGCGCGTTCTACGGTCTGGCCGGCGTCATGGTGACCAGCCAGCTCGGCGCCGGCCTCGTCCAGGCGGGCCGGGGCTACGACTTCTCCGCCATCACGGCCGCCGTGGTCGGTGGCACGCTGCTCATCGGTGGCCGCGGCGGCATCCTGCACTCCACGGTCGGGGTGCTGCTGGTGACGGTCCTGACCAACGGGCTCGTCCAGGTCGGGGTGAGCCCTTACTGGCAGGGCGGGGTCCAGGGCCTCATCGTCGTCGCGGCGGTCGCGGCCGCCGTCCTCCCACAGCGTCGTAGGAACCAGGTGACCAAATGA
- a CDS encoding sugar ABC transporter substrate-binding protein, which produces MKFTSRNTAARHSASRYTATVLGVALAAATLTGCTETAAGGDDAAAAGACEPSDVTLVGQVRNESNPYEASWLDGGDAFAEQVGLTQERLTYDGDSTRQQEQISQLLAGDTECLVMNILPNGDSDTPPIVEGAEEAGAYLVTQWNKPADLNVTDYGSWLSHITYDGVESGKQIGDALAEAIGGSGGVIALQGVLDTAAAKDRFTGLEESLAANPDVELLDDQTANFSRAEALEVTKTLLTKHGDDVKGIWAANDDMALGALEALQQAGRDDVAVVGIDAVPDALTAIEDGTMTATVSSDGPWQGGIGLAIGYCVATGELSAEDIAHEDRAWFAEQFLIDQDNVADFASPETSEADFACDNLFSRSQGTLS; this is translated from the coding sequence ATGAAGTTCACCTCTCGAAACACCGCCGCTCGCCACTCTGCCTCTCGATACACGGCCACCGTCCTCGGCGTCGCCCTGGCCGCCGCCACCCTCACGGGCTGCACCGAGACGGCCGCCGGAGGCGACGACGCCGCCGCGGCCGGCGCGTGCGAACCCTCGGACGTCACCCTGGTGGGCCAGGTCCGCAACGAGTCCAACCCCTACGAGGCCTCCTGGCTCGACGGCGGCGACGCCTTCGCCGAGCAGGTCGGCCTCACCCAGGAGCGGCTCACCTACGACGGCGACTCGACGCGGCAGCAGGAGCAGATCAGCCAGCTGCTCGCCGGCGACACCGAGTGCCTGGTGATGAACATCCTGCCCAACGGCGACTCCGACACCCCGCCCATCGTCGAGGGCGCCGAGGAGGCGGGCGCCTACCTCGTCACCCAGTGGAACAAGCCGGCCGACCTCAACGTCACCGACTACGGCTCCTGGCTCTCCCACATCACCTACGACGGCGTGGAATCCGGCAAGCAGATCGGGGATGCGCTCGCCGAGGCGATCGGCGGCTCGGGCGGCGTCATCGCTCTGCAGGGTGTCCTGGACACTGCTGCCGCCAAGGACCGTTTCACCGGGCTCGAGGAGTCGCTGGCGGCCAACCCGGACGTCGAGCTGCTCGACGACCAGACCGCCAACTTCTCCCGCGCGGAGGCCCTGGAGGTGACCAAGACGCTGCTCACCAAGCACGGCGACGACGTCAAGGGCATCTGGGCCGCCAACGACGACATGGCGCTCGGCGCGCTCGAGGCGCTCCAGCAGGCGGGTCGTGACGACGTGGCGGTGGTCGGCATCGACGCAGTCCCGGACGCGCTCACGGCTATCGAGGACGGCACCATGACGGCGACCGTCTCCAGCGACGGCCCGTGGCAGGGCGGCATCGGCCTGGCCATCGGCTACTGCGTGGCCACCGGTGAGCTCTCCGCCGAGGACATCGCCCACGAGGACCGCGCCTGGTTCGCCGAGCAGTTCCTCATCGACCAGGACAACGTGGCCGACTTCGCCAGCCCGGAGACCAGCGAGGCCGACTTCGCCTGCGACAACCTCTTCAGCCGTTCGCAGGGCACCCTTTCGTGA
- the kduD gene encoding 2-dehydro-3-deoxy-D-gluconate 5-dehydrogenase KduD, with product MTTYPARSPFDLHGRCAVVTGAGRGLGQAIALGLARSGADVVLLGRPGNQDATRDLAAELGVEADVVDLDVSDLDAVERVSAELTGSRQVDIVVNNAGIIDREDSVAVSRDSWQRVLDVNLNGLFLLTQQLGRPMVERGHGKIVNIASLLSFQGGVRVVSYAASKHGVAGVTKALANEWGPHGVQVNAIAPGYMVTDNTTALRADADRSRSILERIPAGRWGTAEDIAGAAVFLSSSAADYVNGHILAVDGGWMAR from the coding sequence GTGACCACCTATCCGGCCCGTTCACCCTTCGACCTGCACGGCAGGTGCGCGGTGGTGACCGGTGCGGGGCGCGGCCTCGGCCAGGCGATCGCGCTCGGCCTCGCCCGATCAGGGGCGGACGTCGTGCTGCTCGGCCGGCCGGGCAACCAGGACGCCACCCGCGACCTGGCCGCCGAGCTCGGGGTCGAGGCCGACGTCGTCGACCTCGACGTGAGCGACCTCGACGCGGTCGAGCGGGTCAGCGCCGAGCTGACCGGCTCGCGTCAGGTCGACATCGTGGTCAACAACGCCGGGATCATCGACCGCGAGGACTCCGTCGCCGTCAGCCGCGACTCCTGGCAGCGGGTGCTCGACGTCAACCTCAACGGCCTCTTCCTCCTCACCCAGCAGCTCGGGCGGCCGATGGTCGAACGAGGCCACGGCAAGATCGTCAACATCGCCAGCCTGCTGTCCTTCCAGGGCGGCGTGCGCGTGGTCTCGTACGCGGCGAGCAAGCACGGCGTCGCCGGCGTGACCAAGGCCCTGGCCAACGAGTGGGGGCCGCACGGCGTCCAGGTCAACGCCATCGCGCCGGGCTACATGGTCACCGACAACACCACCGCGCTCCGCGCCGACGCGGACCGCTCGCGCTCCATCCTCGAACGCATCCCGGCCGGCCGCTGGGGCACCGCCGAGGACATCGCCGGAGCTGCAGTTTTCCTCAGCTCCTCCGCCGCCGACTACGTCAACGGGCACATCCTGGCCGTCGACGGAGGCTGGATGGCCCGCTGA
- the kduI gene encoding 5-dehydro-4-deoxy-D-glucuronate isomerase: MIQVRYSTSPSSAETATTADLRENFLVSDLFVSGEVRGTYTHDDRMVIGGAVPGTGQVGLPAWADVLGTETHLEGRELGVINVGAAGHVVVDGEKFELEHLDGLFVGRGSEVSFVGAEAAFYFVSAPAHATYPTRALSHSEVVPVALGSPEAANERNLFRYAWGEELETSVLQFGVTVVSRGSVWNTFPPHLHNRRTEIYCYIDLDEQDRVFHFLGQPGATRHLVLRNREAVISPPWSIHSGAGTGSYAFIWAMAGENNAYTDLSPVALEDL, encoded by the coding sequence GTGATCCAGGTTCGATACTCGACATCTCCGTCCAGTGCGGAGACGGCCACTACTGCGGACCTGCGGGAGAACTTCCTCGTCAGCGACCTCTTCGTGAGCGGCGAGGTCCGGGGCACCTACACGCACGACGACCGGATGGTGATCGGCGGGGCGGTTCCCGGCACCGGCCAGGTCGGCCTGCCGGCCTGGGCCGACGTGCTGGGCACCGAGACCCACCTCGAGGGCCGCGAGCTCGGTGTCATCAACGTCGGCGCCGCCGGCCACGTCGTCGTCGACGGCGAGAAGTTCGAGCTCGAGCACCTCGACGGCCTGTTCGTCGGCCGGGGGAGCGAGGTGTCCTTCGTCGGCGCGGAGGCGGCCTTCTACTTCGTTTCCGCCCCGGCCCACGCGACCTACCCGACCCGAGCGCTCAGCCACAGCGAGGTGGTGCCGGTAGCGCTCGGTTCGCCCGAGGCGGCCAACGAGCGCAACCTCTTCCGCTACGCCTGGGGCGAGGAGCTGGAGACCTCCGTGCTCCAGTTCGGCGTGACCGTCGTGTCCAGGGGTTCCGTCTGGAACACCTTCCCGCCGCACCTGCACAACCGGCGCACCGAGATCTACTGCTACATCGACCTCGACGAGCAGGACCGCGTCTTCCACTTCCTGGGCCAGCCCGGCGCCACCCGCCACCTCGTGCTCCGGAACCGCGAGGCCGTCATCTCCCCGCCGTGGTCGATCCACTCCGGGGCCGGCACCGGTTCGTACGCCTTCATCTGGGCGATGGCCGGTGAGAACAACGCCTACACCGACCTGAGCCCCGTGGCGCTGGAGGACCTGTGA
- a CDS encoding IclR family transcriptional regulator, translating into MQLQKELQRETNGAGDAGPVKSAARALDLLDNIAANGPGTQLQLSTRLNIPKSSLHALLRTMTDRGWLQTDPTGTVYQLGIHSLVVSSAYLDGDPALARARAVLDEVAAATEETVHIGRLDGADVIYTAKRESVHPLRMHSAVGRRLPAYATSLGRALLAEMPVEARRDLVPESITAITPHTTTDKEAVLEIIDRAAYQGYATESEESCMGVRCFGVALPLSHDSVDAMSVAVPISRLGDGREDLIIETLLSVKSRLAAMQGNSLVR; encoded by the coding sequence ATGCAGCTTCAGAAGGAGCTCCAGCGGGAGACGAACGGCGCCGGCGACGCCGGACCGGTCAAGTCCGCGGCCCGTGCCCTGGACCTGCTGGACAACATCGCGGCCAACGGCCCCGGCACCCAGCTGCAGCTCTCGACGCGCCTGAACATCCCCAAGAGCAGCCTCCACGCGCTGCTGCGGACCATGACCGATCGGGGCTGGCTGCAGACCGACCCCACCGGGACCGTCTACCAGCTCGGCATCCACTCGCTGGTCGTGAGCTCGGCCTACCTCGACGGCGACCCGGCACTGGCCCGGGCCCGCGCCGTGCTCGACGAGGTGGCCGCGGCCACCGAGGAGACGGTCCACATCGGCCGGCTCGACGGCGCCGACGTCATCTACACCGCCAAGCGTGAGTCGGTGCACCCGCTGCGCATGCACTCCGCCGTCGGGCGACGGCTCCCGGCGTACGCCACCTCCCTGGGGCGCGCCCTGCTCGCCGAGATGCCGGTCGAGGCCCGGCGCGACCTGGTGCCGGAGTCGATCACCGCGATCACCCCGCACACCACCACCGACAAGGAGGCAGTGCTCGAGATCATCGACCGCGCCGCCTACCAGGGCTATGCCACCGAGAGCGAGGAGTCGTGCATGGGTGTGCGCTGCTTCGGCGTCGCGCTCCCGCTGAGCCACGACTCCGTGGACGCCATGAGCGTCGCCGTGCCGATCAGCCGGCTCGGCGACGGGCGCGAAGATCTCATCATCGAGACCCTGCTCAGCGTGAAGTCACGACTGGCGGCCATGCAGGGGAACAGCCTGGTGCGCTGA
- a CDS encoding MarR family winged helix-turn-helix transcriptional regulator encodes MRTQLDRTTAPSVSEAWSRVTAFASAVDASLDKWLADSYRIGLTEYRALGHLSLASDKELRVSDLAQQVGLNPSSTTRLVSRLEAKGLARRDVCSDDGRGVYAVIEDHGEEVLREVRAPYEAQLQSLLDTVDTHLPSANASPIAPAMSEVQAFIAR; translated from the coding sequence ATGCGCACACAGTTAGATCGCACGACCGCACCAAGCGTGAGTGAGGCCTGGTCGCGCGTGACCGCTTTCGCCTCTGCGGTCGACGCGAGCCTCGACAAGTGGCTCGCGGACTCGTACCGGATCGGGCTCACCGAGTACCGCGCACTCGGCCACCTGAGCCTGGCGTCGGACAAGGAGCTTCGCGTCAGCGACCTTGCTCAGCAGGTCGGCCTGAACCCCAGCTCGACGACGCGCCTGGTGAGTCGCCTTGAGGCGAAGGGGCTCGCACGTCGCGATGTCTGCTCCGACGACGGCCGAGGCGTCTACGCCGTCATCGAAGACCATGGGGAAGAGGTGCTGCGCGAGGTCCGCGCACCGTACGAGGCCCAGCTGCAGAGCCTCCTCGACACGGTCGACACCCATCTACCCTCGGCGAACGCGAGCCCGATCGCGCCGGCCATGTCCGAGGTCCAGGCGTTCATCGCACGTTGA
- a CDS encoding multidrug efflux SMR transporter — translation MSTPSEFITSERKTIVSWIYLAIAVVFEVAVGFTAGKAAGFTRPWWTVATLLSGGVATYFLSLALLTFDVGVGYAIWTATAGVGIVVVGALFFSQSLTWRKLVGIGAVIAGVVGLNLAGTV, via the coding sequence ATGTCCACCCCTTCCGAGTTCATCACTTCCGAGAGGAAAACCATCGTGAGCTGGATCTATCTCGCCATAGCCGTCGTCTTCGAGGTCGCCGTCGGCTTCACCGCCGGAAAGGCCGCTGGATTCACCAGGCCTTGGTGGACGGTCGCCACCCTCCTCAGCGGAGGAGTCGCCACCTACTTCCTCAGCCTCGCCCTGCTGACATTCGACGTCGGGGTGGGGTACGCGATCTGGACCGCCACCGCAGGCGTAGGGATCGTCGTCGTTGGGGCGCTCTTCTTCTCGCAGTCCCTGACCTGGAGAAAGCTCGTTGGCATCGGAGCGGTCATCGCCGGCGTCGTCGGCCTCAACCTCGCCGGAACCGTCTGA
- a CDS encoding multidrug efflux SMR transporter, which yields MTTPQNSVPATTGATTTRSKSGAWLALLLAGAFEVGYALSVNGSEGFTRLTWSIAALVFFLFTLFFLSVALKRIDVSIGYAVWAGIGAVGAALLGPVFFDETLNLAKGFWLAVIIGGVVWLKLADGPRPAPVQS from the coding sequence ATGACCACCCCGCAGAATTCCGTACCAGCAACCACAGGCGCGACAACGACCCGCTCGAAGTCGGGTGCCTGGCTCGCGCTGCTCCTCGCGGGCGCGTTCGAGGTCGGCTACGCCCTCAGCGTCAATGGCAGCGAAGGCTTCACCAGGCTCACCTGGTCGATCGCGGCCCTCGTCTTCTTCCTGTTCACGCTGTTCTTCCTGAGCGTGGCGCTGAAGCGGATCGACGTCAGCATCGGTTACGCCGTCTGGGCCGGGATCGGCGCCGTCGGAGCGGCTCTCCTCGGTCCCGTCTTCTTCGACGAGACCCTGAATCTCGCCAAGGGATTCTGGCTCGCGGTGATCATCGGAGGCGTCGTCTGGCTCAAGCTCGCCGACGGCCCGAGGCCCGCTCCCGTTCAGAGCTGA
- a CDS encoding LamG-like jellyroll fold domain-containing protein, with product MENKLSRRSLLQAAASVPILSAASAAVGATSAAATSAAAMPAPAIPSAATSGGRPDTAAARFTIAVLPDTQYLLDDGGSDAEPVRATLRHLVRERAQDNIVFMAHLGDVTEHGTATEMREASRAFDAAGPLPYSVLGGNHDVSGDDQRGDTPYLRTFGPQRFARMATYRGSSPDGYNSYHVVTGGGLDWLILALDWRVSDAGLAWTQGVLDEHAALPAILTTHDLVWAKDDGAAHLSDNGQRLWDRLIKGNDQIFLALGGHYWPSGRTTLTNDAGHPVHLHITNYQDRYYGGAGMVRYYGFDLARGVIDVETFSPWLLAKDDRTALEAEHVELSGDVDRFTVEINFAERFAAFAPPLQPAPRPPSAVMPRGTVAYWRFDDAGFDTAGLAMAGTDGAPVAPGTIARDLTGNGNDLTSELLHASAAEALTWSAEHHDAQPAHASLRFDGGQGPDRGAVLRTGPDSPINSAKFESGYTIETFLKLPEPFAGDHAWMGILSWEGRAGEAGKHSGWSDDEPTCSLNLSGERFLQFVVYPVPVDADPTSWSHAIPVGRWMHVALVNDGRHTVMYVDGSKIVRNAAEESRGISTLGKPFTIGGTQYAEQYGQGFYGWIGDTRIVSRALRPNQFLTAGSR from the coding sequence GTGGAAAACAAGCTCTCCCGCAGGTCCCTGCTCCAGGCAGCCGCGTCCGTCCCGATCCTGTCAGCCGCCTCCGCTGCTGTCGGGGCGACGTCGGCGGCTGCAACGTCGGCGGCTGCGATGCCGGCGCCCGCGATCCCGTCGGCTGCGACGAGCGGCGGCCGCCCCGACACGGCCGCCGCTCGCTTCACGATCGCCGTCCTGCCCGACACCCAGTACCTCCTGGACGACGGCGGATCCGACGCCGAGCCGGTGCGCGCGACGCTGCGCCACCTGGTGCGCGAGCGGGCGCAGGACAACATCGTCTTCATGGCCCACCTCGGCGACGTGACCGAGCACGGCACGGCTACCGAGATGCGGGAGGCGAGCCGCGCGTTCGACGCCGCCGGCCCGCTGCCGTACAGCGTGCTGGGCGGCAACCACGACGTCTCCGGCGACGACCAGCGGGGTGACACGCCCTACCTGCGCACCTTCGGGCCGCAGCGGTTCGCCCGGATGGCGACCTATCGCGGCTCATCCCCCGACGGCTACAACAGCTACCACGTGGTCACCGGCGGCGGGCTGGACTGGCTGATCCTGGCGCTGGACTGGCGGGTGTCCGACGCCGGGCTCGCGTGGACGCAGGGTGTGCTGGACGAGCACGCCGCGCTGCCGGCGATCCTGACGACCCACGACCTCGTCTGGGCCAAGGACGACGGCGCGGCCCACCTGTCCGACAACGGGCAGCGCCTCTGGGACCGCCTGATCAAGGGCAACGACCAGATCTTCCTCGCGCTCGGCGGACACTACTGGCCGTCCGGCCGCACAACGCTGACCAACGACGCCGGCCACCCCGTGCACCTGCACATCACCAACTACCAGGATCGTTATTACGGCGGCGCGGGCATGGTGCGGTACTACGGGTTCGACCTGGCCCGCGGCGTGATCGACGTCGAGACGTTCTCGCCGTGGCTGCTGGCAAAGGACGACCGCACGGCGCTGGAGGCGGAGCACGTCGAGCTCAGCGGGGACGTCGACCGGTTCACCGTCGAGATCAACTTCGCCGAGCGGTTCGCCGCGTTCGCACCGCCGCTCCAGCCGGCGCCGCGTCCGCCGTCGGCGGTCATGCCGCGCGGCACCGTCGCGTACTGGCGGTTCGACGACGCAGGGTTCGACACGGCAGGGCTGGCCATGGCGGGGACCGACGGCGCCCCTGTGGCGCCGGGCACGATCGCCCGCGACCTGACCGGCAACGGGAACGACCTCACCTCCGAGCTCTTGCACGCGAGCGCCGCGGAGGCGCTGACCTGGTCGGCCGAGCACCATGACGCCCAGCCGGCCCATGCGAGCCTGAGGTTCGACGGCGGCCAGGGACCCGACCGCGGTGCCGTGCTGCGGACCGGCCCCGACTCGCCGATCAACAGCGCGAAGTTCGAGTCCGGCTACACGATCGAGACGTTCCTCAAGCTGCCCGAGCCGTTTGCGGGCGACCACGCCTGGATGGGCATCCTCAGCTGGGAGGGTCGCGCGGGCGAGGCCGGCAAGCACAGCGGCTGGTCCGACGACGAGCCGACGTGCAGCCTGAACCTGTCGGGCGAGCGGTTCCTGCAGTTCGTCGTCTACCCCGTGCCGGTCGACGCCGACCCCACGTCCTGGAGCCACGCGATCCCGGTCGGCCGCTGGATGCACGTCGCGCTCGTCAACGACGGCCGGCACACGGTGATGTACGTCGACGGCTCGAAGATCGTGCGCAACGCAGCCGAGGAGTCACGAGGCATCTCCACGCTCGGTAAGCCGTTCACGATCGGCGGCACCCAGTACGCCGAGCAGTACGGGCAGGGGTTCTACGGCTGGATCGGCGACACCCGGATCGTCTCCCGCGCCCTGCGGCCCAACCAGTTCCTCACGGCTGGGAGCCGCTGA